Part of the Musa acuminata AAA Group cultivar baxijiao chromosome BXJ3-10, Cavendish_Baxijiao_AAA, whole genome shotgun sequence genome, ACCTGATTAATGGGTGTCTTAATCGAGCATAGACAAGTTGGATAGGCGTGTGGTACCCCCTCACGTCCCTCCCCATCCCCCCAAAGAAAAGCTTGGTCCTTTGCCATTTGGGAACAGTGACGATATATACCTGCCAATTTTCACTAGTTCCCAAACCCAAGTAACTACTCCAGTGCCCAACCTCATCTTGAATCCGACTCGAATACTTGTTCTCTACTTCATCCGTCCCAAGTCCAATTAGCGGATACCAAATCTGGCTTTAACAGGTTGTGTAGGTGCAGGTGCCAGAAAAACTTGACCTTCTGCCATTCCTATTCATAATTGCTGTATGTATCATATTTCAGATGGCAGTGATGCTCTACTACATAAGATGTAGGGAATCTTGCTGGATCTTGATTAGACAGCTCAAGTTTTCCTGCTTGTACATCACAAATTCTGTAGTGGGTGGATTATGACATCAACACAATAATAACATGTCTCCattgtttaaaaaaatttaacaatgcagaaaaatatttaatatgaaatgaAGTTTAAGCTAACATTGTCTTCTCCAATATTCATGAAAAAATGTTTACCATATCTTTCCAATTATGCACAAAACTATTGATAAAGCTTAATAAATGTGCATAAGTTAGTTTGAACTATGCATGCTTGCATCTCTGTGTAACATAAGCACATAATTGCAGGTGTGCATGTGTATGCACTTTTTCAAATTTTATGAAATGACTTAATCTAAAAGAGAATAAGGGGGGCTAGGATACATTTCTAAGAACTTCTTTACCCTTTTGATGTAATGGGTATCGATTAAAAGAAAATGACAAAATAGCTTTGATATCGTCCGTAATTGTATCTAGTGGTTTGGCTGATGGTAACTCTTCAGTTGCTGAGTTTGATATCTCTCTGCCAACTATTTGTTCTTTATGAGGAACAATTGTTTAACATATGTATTGATTACTTTCTGGTTTATAGTATAGCATTTTATATTCATAAATCATTTCAAAGTTTAGAGAAACTGCTGGAGGTTCTGGGAGATGACAGCCAAATTATAATAGCATTTTGCTGCTAAAATGTATTATCCATAAAAAATTCCTTGCAAATGAGTTCAAACTACACTAGAAGGCATTCAGGGATATAATTTAAATTGTTTTATATCCTGCTGTGTCTAGGTAGATATGATACGGCATGCTTCCCTTTTCTAACACTGAAGCTCCCCATTGCCACTAGATGATGGATTACCAGATAGACATCTAAGCCATTGAATATTTTATTGTTGTGCTAACATAGATTAATTCTTTTTTGCTGTATAATAATTGTCTCATATTGTTTTTATATTGGAActgtggatctatatccaatcaCACAATCTATAGAAGCAGCTCAGCCCAAATCAATTTGGTAGTGTAGACTGGATTTGAGCTGATTATGTGATTTGTAGGGTTATTTAATTTGTTAGAAAGAGGACATTAGCTTAATGTTGTACTTTTCTAAATTCTAGTGCAAAGATTTCGAAGGCATAATATATAAATCTGTGGTGGCCAGCATATTGAAAATAAACTGTTGAATTTTTCAGGATGATCAGCATATAATTAGGGTCTTGGGAATTGCTTAATAGGTCTCGGGCATTACTAACAGATAGTCCATGAGGCAAGCATATGTTATCTGTTTTGGGAAAAATTGAATTGCTACTGTTTACTCTAATCATTCAGTACATCTATCCAAACTTTTGATAAGAGTGGTTGTTCAATTGGTTGATTTGGTAGATTGCTAATCCATAGTGTGTGACTATTTTGTTTAGTTCAGCATATATTTTAAAGATTTACAGAATTCAGTTATCTTTGCCACATAATTTGGTTCATTTATAAATTTAAGTATCTTATGGTTCAGGTTAAAGAGGTGTTTTCTGCCATTGCACCTACTGTGGGTTTACGTGTTGGCTTAGCAGTTGGGCAGTCATCAATTGCAGATGAAATTTCGGAGCTCATTGAGAGACCTAAGCTTGGATCATGTTCCCCTTTTGATCCAGAAGATGTATACATGGAGCTACAGACTGCAGTCGACATATTGGTGGCTACTCCAGGAAGGCTAATGGATCATATTAACATGACAAAGGGTTTTAGTCTGGAACATCTATGTTATCTGGTAAATGAACAAATATATATTTGGATAACATTTTCTTTGACTGTTACATTTACTATTACCATCTCCTAGTAACTGGGTTCTTACAATGTTTCCTGATATATCTAGGTTTCTCCAAATAATAGTTAGAAATGTGGCCTACACTTGTTCTTCAAGCTAATTCACTCACTAGTATCCTCAGGAATCAATGAGATGTTCTAATTCAAGTCAACTTCACGATAAGCTTGAATTTAAGTCCTTATTTCCCAATTGATTTTTATAAATAAGCATCAAGGTATCCTTAGTTGATATCACTGAGTGGTGACAATTTATGTTAAACCTATTTTGTACAGACTTGTTTCTTCTTCCACACTTCTTTCTTTAGCATACACTCTGATTTTGAACTGTCAGTACCTTTTCTGAGTTATATTATCTGGAAGCTTATGGCTCAGAATGTCATCTGGATTATCCAATATGAGTGTACTGTAGAAATTGTTGCTTTCTCTCAAAGTATGTAAATATTTTTTGCGAAATCAGTAAATTGATAGACAGCATACATTCCTATTTCTTGTCACCCTATCTTATTTCTTTATTGGTCTAATGCAACTTCAGGTTGCATGATTAACCAGTAAGTTGAATTACATTTTTCAAACTAATCTTTAGAAGAAATCTCAGTAGTTTTATAACATTCTTTTACAAGCAGTTTCTACTGAGCATTTAACTGCCTGGTACTTTCAGGTAGTTGATGAAACAGATAGATTGCTTAGAGAGGCATATCAGTCCTGGTTGCCAAATGTGATTCAGCTTACTCAGTCAAATGATCAAACAGGTCATGCAATGAGCATTCATGTTATTCCTGGTTCATTGACCACTATTAGAAGATGGTAATTCTATCTCTTTCTTTGTTATACTTTATGTATTATTCACCAACCTGATTTCAGCTCTATTATATCACCTTTATGAGCTTAGATATCCCTGGTGCTTCCTTCAATgtatattattttcagtcttcaaagaTTTTGTCAAATGTTTCTTGCTACATTCTGCATTGCTTTTGTGCAGTGGTGTTGAAAAGGGTTTTAAAGGTAAAGTTTACCCAAGGCTTGTAAAGATGATTCTAtctgctacactgactcaagatcCTAGCAAGATTTCTCAACTCGATTTACATCATCCTTTATTGCTGACAAGTGGTGATAAGCGCTACAAACTACCTAAAAGACTGGAATCGTTTAAGCTGGTATTTACTTTGCAAAGATTTATGACTAGATAgatcaagtctttgaacatgcaaCTAGGTTACCTATGAAAAAATTAGAATTATGTCACAGCTGACATTTCTTTGATTTATATACATATTGTTCTACCATGAAATTAATTTTTCCTACCTTTAAGATTGAAAACATTTTTCACAAgcattagatatatatattaaaagaagaaaacagCCATCTAACTATTAAATGTAGTTATTGCTGGATAAGCATTTCTTTGATAAATGGACCTGCCTTATCTTTTCTTACTTGGGGTGTGAATATATGCAGGTTTGCAGATCGAAACTGAAGCCACTCTACTTGGTTGGTCTTCTGCAAACTTTGGGAGCGGAGAAGTCAATAGTTTTTACATCATCAGTCGAGTCAACTCACAGGCTAAGCACATTACTAAAATTCTTTGGTGAATTACCATTTAAAATCAGTGAATATTCACGTCGTCAGTGTCAGCCTGTACGAAGGTAAATCACCTATATCAATTTCCAGGTTAAGATTCCTTGATTTTCAACTTGGACATTGTAACATATATCACAGCTGTACATAATTAACTTTTGAAAGAAGGTCATTTGCATATTTACTAATTTCATGCTAGGAATGGACAAATGTCCACCTTATCTTAATCAGAGGTGCTCGTATTGTGCTTTGGTTCAGTGACAAGGCAATATTTACATTttttaaatatgaaaaatgaCAGAACACTAATCTGTGTGAGGATGGATTATATTCTGATAATAAATGACTGTAGCAGTTGGTTGAGTTTGTCTGGTCTCTTAAAACCACAAACCAAAGAATCAGATCCTCAGTTTGTAAGGTCCATCTGTGCACTTGTAATCTTCATGTGTAGCTCAGTCTCATTAAAAAACTTACAACGGATTCACTGTTGTAAGTTGTAACtgcattatttatatttttggcACTTCTGCCAAACCGTGTTATTTGTCATTAGTGATGGAGAATGTCTGTATTGCAGCAAGAAACTGAAGGCCTTCAGGGAAGGAAAAACACAAGTGCTCATTGCAACAGATGCAATGACACGAGGAATGGATGTTGAAGGAATTAGAAATGTCGTAAATTATGATATGCCAGCTTTTGTTAAGACATATATTCATCGAGCAGGTCGCACTGCAAGGGCAGGTCAATCTGGCCGTTGCTTTACATTAATGAGAAAAGATGAGGTAATGAGATCTTTTGACCACACGTCAAACTTCTTTGATTAATTTTTATAAGTATTTGCTATATGAGTTGTTATTTAGTAGCAACCTGTCAAAAAGAAATTGATAGGCCACCAGTTTTTTCCTGTATCAGTGAAACATTTGATTTTACGTTGACAGCAACTGCAGTGCAATGTACTCTACTCATAAAAATAACCTATCAtgtaagaaaattttaattttctggtTTTCACATGAATTAAATTTTTGTGTGGCTTTGTTGTATCTCTTACTGAATGTTGTTTGCGTCGTTTGACTTGTATATGGAACATCAGTTGCTGACTCTTAACGTCGATCAATCAAGTTGCTTTTGCTATGATAATAGAAATTCATACCAATGTCATTGGGCACTAATTAGCTAATGAAGGCTTATGTCTGTCCAGTGAGGAAGCCAAGTGAACATAGAAAATGGTTTTCCATGATTTTAGCCTCTTATAAGGTTTGCTTGATGGATTAAACTGTGATATAAAAATCTTGTGGAATAGTGAtaaatttcttttatttgttaAGAGATTCGAGCGAACATAAGAAATGATTTATGATGATTTTTTACTACCTATAAGGCTGTGCTAATGGATTAAACTATGATCCATTCAATTTATATATCAAATCGTTTACGTTGATCAGATTGTTAATGACAAACTGTAAACCTTTCATTGGGTGAGCTTATATATGATAGTGGAAGGAATGAAGATTACCATTAGAATGCTAATGTCAAACTGCTAAG contains:
- the LOC135650888 gene encoding DEAD-box ATP-dependent RNA helicase 1-like, with protein sequence MGNDSQKVKRVPHLPWMRNPVDIDQFEERPLGFLPSLDPRLKEALQKMGIQSLFPVQVAVWQETIGPGAFERDICVNSPTGSGKTLAYALPIVQMLAHRKIRCLRALVVLPTRDLALQVKEVFSAIAPTVGLRVGLAVGQSSIADEISELIERPKLGSCSPFDPEDVYMELQTAVDILVATPGRLMDHINMTKGFSLEHLCYLVVDETDRLLREAYQSWLPNVIQLTQSNDQTGHAMSIHVIPGSLTTIRRCGVEKGFKGKVYPRLVKMILSATLTQDPSKISQLDLHHPLLLTSGDKRYKLPKRLESFKLVCRSKLKPLYLVGLLQTLGAEKSIVFTSSVESTHRLSTLLKFFGELPFKISEYSRRQCQPVRSKKLKAFREGKTQVLIATDAMTRGMDVEGIRNVVNYDMPAFVKTYIHRAGRTARAGQSGRCFTLMRKDEVKRFNKLLEKADNNSCIFHSLPTDSVESLRPLYSTALEKLKEHEQSWTARKSRISFRSVRASKRKIVQKK